The Pseudomonas fluorescens genome includes a window with the following:
- a CDS encoding DsbA family protein — MATLHYIYDPLCGWCYGAKPLVQAARSVLPVIAHGGGMMTGANRQQVSPQLRDYVMPHDRRIAEYSGQPFGEAYFEGLLRDHSAVFDSAPPTAAILAAEQLGGHGLELLGRLQTAHYVEGRRIADETVLLEFAQSMGLPAQAFLAALRAVDVQGHIKASRTLLAQVGGQGFPTLALEQDGQFTLIDIGPWLGKPEAFAQWLTQATPVQASTPTAACGLDACSR; from the coding sequence ATGGCCACTCTTCATTATATCTACGACCCGCTGTGCGGCTGGTGTTACGGCGCCAAGCCGCTGGTGCAGGCTGCCCGAAGTGTATTGCCGGTGATTGCTCATGGCGGCGGCATGATGACCGGTGCCAATCGCCAGCAGGTTTCGCCGCAATTGCGCGATTACGTGATGCCCCACGACCGGCGCATCGCCGAATATTCCGGGCAGCCGTTTGGCGAGGCCTACTTTGAAGGTTTGCTGCGTGACCACAGCGCCGTCTTCGATTCGGCGCCGCCGACCGCCGCCATCCTCGCTGCCGAACAGCTCGGCGGCCACGGTCTGGAATTGCTCGGGCGCCTGCAAACCGCGCACTACGTCGAGGGTCGGCGCATCGCTGACGAAACCGTCCTGCTGGAGTTCGCTCAATCCATGGGCCTGCCGGCCCAAGCGTTCCTGGCGGCGTTGCGCGCGGTTGACGTGCAGGGGCATATCAAGGCCAGTCGTACCTTGCTGGCTCAGGTCGGCGGCCAGGGTTTCCCGACCTTGGCCCTGGAGCAGGACGGCCAGTTCACGCTGATCGACATCGGCCCCTGGCTCGGCAAGCCCGAGGCATTCGCCCAATGGCTGACGCAAGCCACGCCGGTTCAGGCCTCCACGCCAACAGCGGCCTGCGGTCTGGACGCTTGTTCGCGGTGA
- the aguA gene encoding agmatine deiminase yields MTTLHSTPRADGFHMPAEWATQTQVWMIWPERPDNWRLGGKPAQAAHIAVAKAIARFEPVTVAVSAAQYENARARLDVPNIRLVEMSSDDAWVRDTGPTFVINDNGEVRGVDWDFNAWGGFDGGLYAPWNRDAQVAGKILEIERSPRYRTEGFVLEGGSIHVDGEGTLITTEECLLNRNRNPHLSREEIEAVLSAQLAVDKIIWLPDGLFNDETDGHVDNFCCYVRPGEVLLAWTDDPQDPNYTRCHAAMNVLQNSTDAKGRPFTVHKMPIPGPLYATEEECAGVDAVQGSQERNPTVRLAGSYVNFLIVNGGIIAPSFDDPLDAPARDILQNLFPQHEVVMVPGRELLLGGGNIHCLTQQQPAPRAK; encoded by the coding sequence ATGACAACGTTGCACAGCACTCCCCGCGCGGATGGTTTCCACATGCCTGCCGAGTGGGCGACCCAGACCCAGGTCTGGATGATCTGGCCCGAGCGCCCGGACAATTGGCGCCTGGGCGGCAAGCCCGCCCAGGCCGCCCACATAGCGGTCGCCAAGGCCATCGCCCGTTTTGAACCGGTGACCGTGGCGGTGTCTGCGGCCCAATACGAAAATGCCCGGGCGCGTCTCGATGTGCCGAATATCCGCCTGGTGGAAATGTCCAGCGACGACGCCTGGGTTCGCGACACAGGGCCGACGTTCGTCATCAATGACAACGGCGAAGTGCGCGGTGTCGATTGGGATTTCAACGCCTGGGGCGGTTTCGACGGCGGCCTGTACGCACCGTGGAACCGTGATGCGCAAGTGGCCGGCAAGATTCTTGAGATCGAGCGCAGCCCGCGTTATCGCACCGAAGGTTTTGTGCTCGAGGGCGGCTCGATCCATGTGGATGGTGAAGGCACCCTGATCACCACCGAAGAGTGCCTGCTCAACCGCAATCGCAACCCACACTTGAGCCGTGAAGAGATCGAGGCAGTGCTCAGCGCGCAGTTGGCTGTGGACAAGATCATCTGGCTGCCGGACGGTCTGTTCAATGACGAAACCGACGGTCATGTGGATAACTTCTGCTGCTACGTGCGGCCAGGTGAAGTCCTGCTTGCCTGGACTGACGACCCGCAAGACCCGAACTACACCCGCTGTCACGCGGCGATGAACGTGCTGCAAAACAGCACTGACGCCAAGGGACGCCCGTTCACAGTGCACAAAATGCCGATTCCGGGGCCGTTGTACGCCACCGAGGAGGAGTGTGCCGGTGTCGACGCGGTGCAAGGGTCCCAAGAGCGCAACCCAACCGTGCGGCTAGCCGGTTCCTATGTGAACTTCCTGATCGTCAACGGCGGCATCATCGCCCCAAGTTTTGACGATCCGCTGGACGCACCGGCCAGGGACATCCTGCAGAACCTGTTCCCGCAGCACGAAGTGGTCATGGTGCCAGGGCGCGAACTGTTACTGGGGGGCGGCAATATCCATTGCCTTACTCAACAGCAACCTGCACCGCGCGCAAAATGA
- a CDS encoding aminotransferase, producing MPLATLVHRASLPSPQISAEQALVLLRSNYGLSGDLRPLGSNQDLNYRVDSERGRFVLKICHGDYAVQELQAQHAALKQLAGHGAVKVPRVITASNGQDLLTLDVDGQAIHMRLLEYIDGQSLTQLKHLPLELVTGLGRLCAEMDLALATFDHPGLERTLQWDARHAPALVDHLLPVIDDDQRRQLIAEVAQQAERRLQSLKASLPVQAIHMDITDDNVVWQRDAQRQWQLQGVIDFGDLIRTWRITDLSVTCAALLHHADGDPFFILPAIKAYQAVNPLQREELLALWPLIVARAAVLVLSGEQQVSIDPDNQYSRDNLAHEWEIFRVAHSVPFELMEAAIFTAVGHSLPPIASEGFAPLLPTLVGREFALIDLGVLSPHFEAGNWEQPGIDQRLLSEAAGVHGLAASRYGQYRLSRTRPDSAVEPDTYPLHVELSVPRGTPLESPFAGVVHKAADGLLQLDSAQLSVRLWGVTSPLHSGAALVKGQVLGEVTGPLRVQLCRGAQVNPPLFCTPSRAAAWQALCPSPAVLLGLACDAEPEIDPQVLLARRDASFARSQKHYYVDPPRIERGWRNHLIDMQGRSYLDMLNNVAVLGHGHPRMAAVAARQWSLLNTNSRFHYAAIAEFSERLLALAPSNMDRVFLVNSGTEANDLAIRLAWAYSGGRDMLSVLEAYHGWSVAADAVSTSIADNPQALSSRPDWVHPVTAPNIYRGEFRGPDTAPDYVRSVEHNLAKIAENNRQLAGFICEPVYGNAGGIALPPGYLKQVYAMVRERGGVCIADEVQVGYGRMGEFFWGFEEQGVVPDIITMAKGMGNGQPLGAVITRREIAEALEAEGYFFSSAGGSPVSCQIGMAVLDVMEEEHLWENARVVGGHFKARLEALIDRYPLVGAVHGSGFYLGVELIRDRDTLEPATEETTALCNRLRALGIFMQPTGDYLNILKIKPPMVTTRQSVDFFVDMLVKVLDEGL from the coding sequence ATGCCACTCGCTACGTTGGTTCACCGTGCCAGTTTGCCAAGCCCACAGATCAGCGCCGAGCAAGCGCTGGTGCTGCTGCGCTCGAATTACGGACTCAGCGGCGACCTGCGACCCCTTGGCAGCAACCAGGACCTCAATTACCGCGTCGACAGCGAACGTGGGCGCTTTGTGTTGAAAATTTGCCACGGCGACTACGCTGTCCAGGAACTTCAGGCCCAACACGCGGCCCTCAAGCAGTTGGCCGGGCACGGCGCGGTGAAGGTGCCGCGGGTGATTACCGCCAGCAACGGCCAGGACCTGCTGACTTTGGACGTCGACGGCCAAGCGATCCATATGCGCCTGCTTGAGTACATCGACGGCCAGTCCCTCACGCAGCTCAAACACCTGCCGCTTGAGTTGGTGACCGGCCTGGGCCGCCTGTGCGCGGAAATGGACCTAGCCTTGGCAACATTCGACCACCCAGGCCTGGAGCGCACCCTGCAATGGGACGCGCGCCACGCTCCCGCCCTGGTCGATCATCTGCTGCCTGTCATCGACGACGATCAGCGGCGGCAACTGATCGCCGAGGTCGCGCAACAGGCCGAGCGGCGCTTGCAGTCGCTCAAGGCCAGCCTGCCGGTGCAGGCGATCCACATGGACATCACCGATGACAACGTGGTCTGGCAGCGCGATGCCCAGCGCCAATGGCAATTGCAGGGCGTCATCGATTTCGGCGACCTGATCCGCACCTGGCGCATCACGGACCTGTCGGTAACGTGTGCGGCCCTGCTGCACCACGCCGACGGCGATCCATTCTTCATCTTGCCGGCGATCAAGGCCTACCAGGCGGTCAACCCCTTGCAACGCGAAGAACTGTTGGCGCTGTGGCCATTGATCGTGGCGCGCGCCGCGGTGCTGGTGCTCAGCGGTGAACAGCAGGTTTCCATCGACCCGGACAACCAATACAGCCGTGACAACCTGGCCCATGAGTGGGAGATTTTCCGGGTCGCCCACTCGGTGCCCTTCGAATTGATGGAGGCGGCGATTTTCACCGCCGTCGGCCACAGCCTGCCGCCCATCGCCAGCGAAGGCTTTGCGCCGCTGTTGCCGACCCTGGTGGGGCGTGAGTTCGCGCTGATTGACCTGGGTGTACTGAGCCCGCATTTCGAGGCCGGCAATTGGGAGCAGCCGGGGATCGACCAGCGCCTGCTGAGCGAGGCCGCGGGCGTTCATGGCCTGGCCGCCAGCCGCTATGGGCAATACCGGTTATCCCGCACTCGGCCGGACAGCGCCGTCGAACCCGATACTTATCCACTGCACGTGGAGTTGAGCGTTCCTCGGGGGACGCCGCTCGAATCCCCGTTCGCTGGGGTCGTGCACAAGGCTGCCGACGGCCTGTTGCAGCTGGACAGCGCGCAGTTGAGCGTGCGGCTGTGGGGCGTGACGTCGCCGCTGCATTCCGGCGCGGCACTGGTCAAGGGGCAGGTGCTCGGTGAAGTGACGGGGCCGTTGCGGGTCCAGTTGTGCCGTGGCGCCCAGGTGAATCCACCGCTGTTCTGCACGCCCTCCAGGGCAGCGGCCTGGCAGGCGCTATGTCCTTCGCCGGCGGTGCTGCTGGGACTGGCTTGCGATGCCGAACCGGAGATCGATCCCCAGGTGCTGCTGGCCCGTCGCGATGCGAGCTTTGCCCGTTCGCAGAAGCACTATTACGTCGATCCGCCGCGCATCGAGCGCGGCTGGCGCAATCACCTGATCGACATGCAGGGCCGCTCGTACCTGGATATGCTCAACAATGTCGCGGTGCTGGGCCATGGACATCCACGCATGGCGGCAGTGGCTGCCCGGCAGTGGTCGCTGCTCAATACCAACTCGCGTTTCCACTATGCGGCGATCGCCGAATTTTCCGAACGCCTGCTGGCGTTGGCGCCGTCCAACATGGACCGGGTGTTCCTGGTCAACAGCGGCACCGAGGCCAACGACTTGGCGATCCGCCTGGCCTGGGCCTACAGCGGCGGGCGGGACATGCTCAGCGTATTGGAGGCCTATCACGGCTGGTCGGTGGCCGCCGATGCGGTCTCGACGTCTATCGCCGACAATCCCCAGGCCTTGAGCAGCCGCCCGGACTGGGTGCATCCGGTGACCGCACCGAACATCTATCGCGGCGAATTCCGTGGTCCCGACACTGCGCCGGACTACGTGCGCAGCGTTGAACACAACCTGGCGAAAATCGCCGAAAACAACCGCCAGCTCGCCGGTTTCATTTGCGAACCGGTATACGGCAACGCCGGTGGGATCGCGCTGCCGCCCGGTTACCTGAAGCAGGTCTACGCGATGGTGCGCGAGCGCGGTGGGGTCTGCATCGCCGACGAAGTCCAGGTCGGTTATGGGCGCATGGGCGAGTTTTTCTGGGGCTTCGAAGAGCAAGGCGTAGTGCCGGATATCATCACCATGGCCAAGGGCATGGGCAACGGCCAGCCACTGGGTGCGGTCATTACCCGCCGGGAGATCGCCGAGGCGCTGGAAGCCGAGGGGTATTTCTTTTCGTCGGCCGGAGGCAGCCCGGTCAGTTGCCAGATCGGCATGGCGGTACTGGATGTCATGGAAGAAGAACATCTCTGGGAAAACGCCCGGGTGGTGGGTGGGCACTTCAAGGCGCGGCTGGAGGCCTTGATCGACCGCTACCCATTGGTCGGTGCGGTGCATGGTTCCGGGTTCTACCTGGGCGTGGAACTGATCCGCGACCGCGACACGTTGGAGCCGGCCACTGAAGAAACCACGGCGCTGTGCAACCGCCTGCGAGCGTTGGGGATTTTCATGCAACCGACCGGCGATTACCTGAACATCCTCAAGATCAAACCGCCGATGGTCACTACGCGCCAGAGCGTGGATTTCTTCGTAGATATGTTGGTGAAAGTCTTGGACGAGGGGTTGTAA
- the rfbB gene encoding dTDP-glucose 4,6-dehydratase: protein MRILVTGGAGFIGSALIRHLILDTGHQVLNLDKLTYAGNLESLSSIDHDSRYEFVQADIVDQPTVSAVLARFKPDAIMHLAAESHVDRSIDGPADFIQTNIVGTYSLLEATRAYWQALPEPQRRAFRFHHISTDEVYGDLHGVDDLFTETTAYAPSSPYSASKAASDHLVRAWQRTYGLPVLLTNCSNNYGPFHFPEKLIPLVILNALAGKPLPVYGDGQQVRDWLFVEDHARALLKVVTEGMVGETYNIGGHNEQKNIDVVRSICALLEELAPRKPEGIEHYADLISFVQDRPGHDLRYAIDASKIERELGWTPRETFETGLRKTVQWYLENLLWCQRVQDGSYQGERLGSLDNKDAMA, encoded by the coding sequence ATGCGCATTCTCGTCACTGGCGGTGCCGGTTTCATCGGCTCGGCTCTCATACGGCACTTGATTCTTGATACCGGACACCAGGTTCTGAACCTCGATAAGCTGACCTATGCCGGCAATCTCGAATCACTGAGCAGCATCGATCACGACAGCCGCTACGAATTCGTCCAGGCCGATATCGTCGACCAACCAACCGTCAGTGCGGTGCTGGCGCGATTCAAACCTGACGCCATCATGCATTTGGCGGCCGAGTCCCATGTAGACCGCTCCATCGATGGCCCGGCGGACTTCATCCAGACCAACATCGTGGGCACCTACAGCCTGCTGGAGGCCACTCGAGCCTACTGGCAGGCCCTGCCCGAGCCGCAGAGGCGTGCGTTTCGCTTCCACCACATTTCCACCGACGAAGTGTATGGCGACCTGCACGGTGTGGATGACCTGTTCACCGAGACCACCGCCTATGCCCCAAGCTCACCGTACTCGGCGAGCAAGGCAGCGTCCGACCACCTGGTCCGTGCCTGGCAACGCACCTACGGCTTGCCCGTGCTGTTGACCAACTGCTCCAATAACTACGGGCCGTTTCACTTCCCCGAGAAGCTCATTCCACTGGTGATTCTCAACGCGCTGGCCGGCAAGCCGTTGCCGGTCTATGGCGACGGCCAGCAAGTGCGCGACTGGCTGTTTGTCGAGGATCATGCCCGTGCACTGCTCAAGGTCGTCACCGAAGGCATGGTCGGCGAGACTTACAACATTGGCGGTCACAACGAGCAGAAAAACATCGACGTGGTGCGCAGCATCTGCGCCTTGCTCGAAGAACTGGCGCCACGCAAGCCCGAAGGGATCGAGCACTATGCCGACCTGATCAGCTTCGTCCAGGATCGCCCCGGCCACGACCTGCGCTACGCCATCGACGCCAGCAAGATCGAACGGGAACTGGGCTGGACACCACGGGAAACCTTCGAGACCGGGCTGCGCAAGACCGTGCAGTGGTACCTCGAAAACCTGCTGTGGTGCCAACGTGTCCAGGACGGCAGCTATCAAGGCGAGCGCCTGGGCTCGCTCGACAACAAGGATGCAATGGCATGA
- the rfbA gene encoding glucose-1-phosphate thymidylyltransferase RfbA, whose translation MMKGIVLAGGSGTRLHPITLGVSKQLLPIYDKPMIYYPISVLMLAGIKDILVISTPHDLPQYRNLLGDGHQFGVRFSYAEQPSPDGLAQAFLIGEQFIGSDSVCLILGDNIFHGQHFGEQLQTAVNRQSGATVFGYWVKDPERFGVIDFDTEGRAMSIEEKPTAPKSSYAVTGLYFYDNDVIKIAKAIKPSKRGELEITDVNNTYLQRGDLHVERFGRGFAWLDTGTHDSLLEASQYVQTIEHRQGLKVACLEEIAYQQGWVSREHVLERAQYFGKTGYGQYLFKIAGETR comes from the coding sequence ATGATGAAAGGCATTGTCCTGGCCGGCGGTTCCGGCACACGCTTGCACCCGATCACCCTCGGGGTTTCCAAGCAACTTTTACCGATTTATGACAAGCCGATGATTTATTACCCGATCTCGGTGCTGATGCTCGCCGGCATCAAGGACATCCTGGTGATTTCCACGCCGCATGATCTGCCGCAGTACCGCAACCTGTTGGGCGATGGCCATCAGTTTGGCGTACGGTTCAGCTATGCCGAGCAGCCGTCGCCCGATGGCTTGGCCCAAGCGTTCCTGATTGGCGAACAGTTCATTGGCAGCGACTCGGTGTGCCTGATCCTGGGCGACAACATTTTCCACGGCCAGCATTTTGGTGAACAATTGCAGACCGCCGTCAACCGGCAGAGTGGCGCGACCGTGTTCGGCTACTGGGTCAAGGACCCTGAGCGTTTTGGCGTGATCGACTTCGATACAGAAGGACGGGCGATGTCCATCGAAGAAAAACCCACCGCACCCAAATCCAGCTACGCGGTCACCGGCCTGTATTTCTACGATAACGACGTGATCAAGATCGCCAAGGCCATCAAGCCGTCCAAGCGCGGCGAACTGGAAATCACCGACGTCAACAATACCTACCTGCAACGCGGCGACCTGCACGTCGAGCGCTTCGGTCGTGGTTTCGCCTGGCTGGACACCGGCACCCACGACAGCCTGCTGGAAGCCTCGCAATACGTGCAGACCATCGAACATCGCCAAGGCCTGAAAGTGGCGTGCCTGGAAGAAATTGCCTACCAGCAAGGTTGGGTCAGCCGCGAGCACGTTCTGGAGCGCGCCCAGTATTTTGGCAAGACCGGCTACGGCCAGTACTTGTTCAAGATCGCCGGAGAAACACGATGA
- the rfbC gene encoding dTDP-4-dehydrorhamnose 3,5-epimerase: MNVIATRLPDVLVIEPKVFGDDRGFFYESFNARAFAEATGCTLQFVQDNHSRSTRGVLRGLHYQIEQTQGKLVRVTAGEVLDVAVDIRRSSPTFGQWASVRLSAQNHRQMWVPPGFAHGFVVLSESADFLYKTTDYYAPSAERCIRWDDPQLAIDWEFEGTPILSAKDLNGKALHEADLFP, from the coding sequence ATGAATGTCATCGCCACCCGTTTGCCAGACGTCCTGGTCATCGAACCGAAAGTCTTTGGCGACGACCGGGGGTTTTTCTACGAAAGCTTCAATGCCCGGGCGTTTGCCGAAGCGACTGGCTGCACCCTGCAGTTCGTCCAGGACAACCATTCACGCTCCACCCGGGGCGTGCTGCGGGGCCTGCACTATCAGATCGAACAAACCCAGGGCAAACTCGTGCGCGTCACGGCGGGGGAAGTGCTGGATGTCGCGGTGGACATCCGCCGCAGCTCGCCGACCTTCGGCCAATGGGCCAGCGTACGCCTGTCGGCGCAGAACCACCGGCAGATGTGGGTCCCGCCAGGTTTTGCCCACGGTTTCGTCGTACTGAGCGAATCAGCGGACTTCCTCTACAAGACCACTGATTACTACGCCCCCTCGGCCGAACGCTGCATTCGCTGGGACGATCCGCAGTTGGCCATCGATTGGGAGTTCGAAGGCACGCCGATCCTCTCGGCCAAGGACCTGAATGGCAAAGCCCTGCACGAGGCCGACCTGTTCCCATGA
- the rfbD gene encoding dTDP-4-dehydrorhamnose reductase: MSAPLRILIIGQNGQVSRALQSRLSGLGELTVRGSDQLDLAQPDCLRAPIEALKPGLIINAAAHTAVDQAESEPERAFAINATAPGILAQAAVALGVPLIHYSTDYVFDGLKSAPYTEDDTPNPLSVYGRSKLAGENAIRQAGGQHLILRTSWVYSTEGRNFLLTMQRLLQEKPQLRVVADQVGAPTWAGTIADSTAQLIERWQAGQPGAWGTYHLTARGETSWFGFAQAIGENLLERHKPCALLEPIESSAYPTPAPRPLNSRLDCTRLLKEWAVSQPDWRDALQQCLAGQA; encoded by the coding sequence ATGAGTGCCCCCTTGCGTATCCTGATCATCGGCCAGAATGGCCAGGTTTCCCGGGCGCTCCAATCGCGCCTGAGCGGCCTGGGCGAGTTGACCGTACGCGGCAGCGACCAGCTCGACCTGGCACAACCGGATTGCCTGCGTGCCCCCATCGAAGCCCTCAAGCCCGGCCTGATCATCAATGCCGCCGCCCACACGGCCGTCGATCAGGCCGAAAGTGAACCGGAGCGGGCGTTCGCCATCAATGCCACGGCACCGGGCATCCTGGCCCAGGCAGCGGTTGCGCTGGGCGTCCCGCTGATTCATTACTCCACCGACTACGTCTTCGATGGCCTCAAATCCGCCCCCTACACCGAGGACGACACGCCCAACCCGCTGAGTGTCTACGGACGCAGCAAGCTGGCCGGCGAGAATGCCATCCGCCAAGCTGGCGGCCAGCACCTGATTCTGCGCACCAGTTGGGTGTACTCCACCGAGGGCCGCAACTTCCTGTTGACCATGCAGCGCCTGTTGCAGGAAAAACCGCAGTTGCGGGTGGTCGCCGACCAGGTCGGCGCACCGACCTGGGCCGGCACCATTGCCGACAGCACCGCGCAATTGATCGAGCGCTGGCAGGCCGGCCAACCCGGCGCCTGGGGCACCTATCACCTGACAGCCCGGGGCGAGACGTCCTGGTTCGGCTTCGCCCAGGCCATCGGCGAAAACCTGCTTGAGCGACACAAGCCGTGTGCACTGCTTGAGCCGATTGAATCCAGCGCCTATCCGACTCCAGCCCCGCGGCCACTCAACTCGCGCCTGGATTGCACGCGCCTGCTCAAGGAGTGGGCAGTGAGCCAACCGGACTGGCGAGACGCGTTGCAGCAGTGCCTCGCCGGACAAGCCTAG
- a CDS encoding sensor histidine kinase, with the protein MNSTLPRRPRWRSLALLALCLAPLLWPLEHLAERYYRSELAGQNRQTLDLYVANLLGTLHRYEVLPQILGDLPALRAALSAPDDGVTQGNANRLLKNISAQTGAEVMYLMDPSGKTLAASNWDKHDSFVGRNFAFRPYFIEAMAGRLGRFFGLGTTSAKRGYFFAAAVHDREKVIGVLVVKVDLDHTESLWGKTPEQLLVTDHNGVVILTSRQEWRFRATRPLNDAEREAISAVQPYPTREPKPLNLNDNAWLTQTQSIEETGWSVSILAPRTLIDRPVRTVVAIGGAALLVLMLLLGLMMQRRRHYLDRIAFEAKARQELEGRVAERTSDLEGLNRRLKQEVLEREQAQQELVRAQDDLVQAGKLSALGTMSASISHELNQPLAAIRSYAENAEILLDHQRTEDARGNLKLISELTGRMASIIAHLRAFARRDRHAPESVALQPALDDALALLAKRRRSMEVELIRDLPAATLWVEAGETRLRQVLGNLLANALDALTEKGPPRKLWLSAQATETGVNLYIRDNGPGFCMEALGRAGEPFYTTKTRTQGLGLGLAICDTLMRAFGGELSFANHKEGGALITLKLRAGAPGVSLQPSEDRSV; encoded by the coding sequence ATGAATTCCACCCTTCCCCGCAGACCCCGTTGGCGCAGCCTGGCCTTGCTCGCGCTGTGCCTGGCGCCGTTGCTGTGGCCGTTGGAGCACTTGGCCGAACGTTACTACCGCAGCGAACTGGCCGGGCAAAATCGCCAGACCCTGGACCTCTACGTCGCCAACCTGTTGGGCACACTGCACCGTTATGAGGTACTGCCACAGATTCTCGGCGACCTGCCGGCCTTGCGCGCCGCTTTGTCGGCACCCGACGATGGCGTGACCCAAGGCAATGCCAACCGGCTGCTGAAAAACATCAGCGCCCAGACCGGCGCCGAAGTCATGTACCTGATGGACCCTTCCGGCAAAACCCTGGCCGCGTCGAACTGGGACAAACACGACAGTTTCGTCGGACGCAATTTCGCCTTCCGGCCGTACTTCATCGAAGCCATGGCCGGACGCCTGGGTCGCTTCTTCGGCTTGGGCACCACGTCGGCCAAGCGCGGTTATTTCTTCGCCGCCGCCGTGCACGACCGCGAAAAAGTCATTGGCGTGCTGGTGGTCAAAGTCGATCTCGACCACACCGAAAGCCTGTGGGGCAAGACTCCCGAACAATTACTGGTGACCGACCACAATGGCGTGGTCATCCTCACGTCGCGACAAGAGTGGCGATTTCGCGCGACCCGACCCTTGAATGACGCCGAGCGCGAGGCCATCAGTGCGGTGCAACCGTATCCGACCCGCGAGCCCAAGCCGCTGAACCTGAACGACAACGCCTGGCTGACCCAGACCCAGTCCATCGAGGAAACCGGCTGGAGCGTCAGCATCCTCGCCCCGCGCACGCTGATTGATCGTCCGGTGCGCACCGTTGTCGCCATCGGTGGCGCGGCCTTGCTGGTCTTGATGCTGTTGCTCGGGTTGATGATGCAGCGCAGGCGCCATTACCTGGATCGAATCGCCTTCGAAGCCAAGGCCCGTCAAGAATTGGAAGGCCGGGTGGCCGAGCGCACCAGCGACCTGGAAGGACTGAACCGACGGTTGAAGCAGGAAGTGCTGGAGCGCGAACAGGCTCAGCAAGAGTTGGTCCGTGCCCAGGATGACCTGGTGCAGGCCGGCAAGTTGTCTGCCCTGGGCACCATGTCGGCGAGCATCAGCCACGAACTCAACCAACCGCTGGCAGCGATTCGCAGCTACGCGGAAAACGCCGAGATTTTGCTCGATCACCAACGTACCGAAGATGCCCGGGGCAACCTCAAGCTGATCAGCGAACTGACCGGGCGCATGGCCTCGATCATCGCCCACCTGCGCGCCTTCGCCCGCCGCGACCGACATGCGCCGGAAAGCGTCGCCCTGCAACCGGCGCTGGACGACGCCCTGGCGCTGCTCGCCAAACGCCGGCGCAGCATGGAAGTGGAACTGATCCGCGACTTGCCGGCCGCCACGCTGTGGGTCGAGGCTGGCGAAACCCGCTTGCGCCAGGTACTCGGCAACCTGCTGGCCAACGCCCTTGATGCGCTCACCGAGAAAGGCCCACCGCGCAAACTCTGGCTCAGTGCCCAGGCCACCGAAACCGGCGTCAACCTGTACATCCGCGATAACGGCCCGGGGTTTTGCATGGAAGCCCTGGGCCGCGCCGGCGAGCCCTTCTACACCACCAAGACGCGCACCCAAGGCCTTGGCCTGGGACTGGCGATCTGCGACACCCTGATGCGCGCCTTCGGCGGCGAACTGTCGTTCGCCAACCACAAGGAAGGTGGCGCCCTGATTACCCTGAAACTGCGCGCCGGAGCCCCCGGGGTGAGCTTGCAACCGTCCGAGGACCGAAGTGTATGA